The following are encoded in a window of Lactobacillus panisapium genomic DNA:
- the scpB gene encoding SMC-Scp complex subunit ScpB — MVSKIAQLEALLYVAGDNGIPSENLCELMQVEHSALRELAKNLAAKLKQNQDSGLQVIHINHNYKLTTRPEVSEVVANFFQKDLSKSLSQSALEILSIIAYRQPITRIEIDEIRGVNSSGALQTLIWRGLIKADGKKDAPGHPNLYVTSDYFLQYFGYQSLADLPLIEDFEDESINSEGEIDLFSANGKADKNIAEAQKGEKE, encoded by the coding sequence ATGGTAAGTAAAATTGCACAATTGGAGGCATTGCTATATGTAGCAGGCGATAATGGCATTCCAAGTGAAAATTTGTGTGAGTTAATGCAAGTTGAGCATTCCGCATTGCGCGAATTAGCCAAAAATTTGGCAGCTAAGCTTAAGCAAAATCAAGATTCTGGTTTGCAGGTGATACACATCAACCATAACTATAAATTGACTACTAGACCAGAAGTTAGTGAAGTAGTGGCTAATTTTTTTCAAAAAGATTTGTCAAAGTCGTTAAGTCAATCGGCACTAGAAATTTTATCAATTATTGCTTATCGTCAGCCCATTACGCGCATTGAAATCGATGAAATTCGTGGAGTAAATTCGTCAGGGGCTCTCCAAACTTTAATTTGGCGTGGACTTATTAAAGCAGATGGTAAAAAGGATGCACCAGGACACCCCAATTTGTATGTCACCAGTGATTATTTCTTACAGTATTTTGGCTATCAAAGTCTAGCTGACTTACCTCTGATAGAAGACTTTGAAGATGAAAGTATTAACTCTGAGGGTGAAATCGACTTATTCTCAGCTAATGGAAAAGCAGATAAAAATATTGCTGAAGCACAAAAAGGAGAAAAAGAATGA
- a CDS encoding segregation and condensation protein A — translation MTSNLTLELPNFEGPLDLLLHLIKSQKIDIYDIPIAQITSQYLSYLHEMQKLNLQIAGEYFVMSSMLLRIKSQSLLPQNDFTENDEPEEDPRDELVQQLVQYSVFKKVSAYFKQRNNEVPITAAKEESVPATKKVQPLPLGQITSSELANTFIVVLQRLKLRQPDIVSVNVKETPINDMIDFLRTKMAKQKKISFFSCSDKMTSLSDVIGLFLALLELCKKQEIKVKQSRIFGDLELERIDKDGK, via the coding sequence TAACTTTAGAATTGCCCAATTTTGAGGGGCCGCTTGATTTACTTCTTCACTTAATCAAATCACAAAAAATTGATATCTATGATATTCCAATTGCTCAGATCACCAGCCAATATTTGTCTTATTTGCATGAGATGCAGAAACTAAACTTGCAAATTGCTGGCGAGTATTTTGTCATGTCGTCAATGCTGTTGAGGATCAAGTCCCAATCACTTTTGCCTCAAAATGATTTTACCGAAAATGATGAACCCGAAGAAGATCCTAGAGATGAGTTGGTACAACAGTTAGTTCAGTATTCCGTTTTTAAAAAAGTATCGGCTTATTTTAAGCAGCGAAATAATGAAGTACCTATTACAGCAGCTAAAGAAGAAAGTGTACCAGCTACCAAAAAGGTGCAACCGTTACCTTTGGGCCAAATCACCTCTTCAGAATTAGCTAATACTTTCATCGTTGTACTTCAAAGATTAAAACTCCGCCAGCCCGATATTGTTTCCGTTAATGTGAAAGAAACGCCAATTAATGATATGATTGACTTCTTACGCACCAAAATGGCTAAGCAGAAAAAAATTAGCTTTTTCTCCTGTAGCGACAAGATGACTAGCTTATCAGATGTAATTGGCTTGTTTTTAGCATTATTAGAATTATGTAAAAAACAAGAGATTAAGGTCAAGCAGTCGCGAATTTTCGGTGATCTGGAATTAGAAAGAATTGATAAAGATGGTAAGTAA